One genomic segment of Nitrosopumilus sp. includes these proteins:
- a CDS encoding LamG domain-containing protein, translated as MIKRRGLSSVIGMIFLVVVLSSTIGYFTYGVNLIESLNDQIVIKSMETQNKIKESFDLSTVQIVNGKFNITLQNTGDLPINIARLWVKNVTDNTWPLQNFTVNKIVTPGEILTNVGQDVGLFALDTQAYDLKFVTERGNSKEFSVNAPGQQPLDIRLIALPQTVSDGFLTTLLMTVTNNMTNNNILLNLAPEMQTIQTTGTASYELISNVTPLQISSLAKGNTEYFTWTYKISGDVGNTVIFTTALQNGFPQNTASAQVTVNDVLLAQQSSTTLALNSGVNSPNKDQLVFHSETNNTPSGEYQMFSGDVDNGGMTISVETDNPKFFTNDGIAVSIPAGNWNASLTYYSSPFPDSLSDNNSDNMVLHFEGNISPIDSTGNTANHILGSGSNMPTYGASSGPHNSGAFSFNGNDYIELNSENENRVDSSPDTTALWFKGDDVAGSQILYRAYSANEYYEIGLQSDDNVYFTYLTQSGQTPTLCETSGGDYDNGNWQFITVVRATDHSCLLYINGTSVGITTTGSGSSSVSVSNIFVGAEDDTPNNGFNGVIDDIFHWNNYALSSSEIADLYASNYGDSAHLVTVSMNKTDENGVFKSNIVTDVAYPLKFLDGMENNDFLSSFNYTAFIANSVNFTSSERLVFGMNDVTGLDLNMRIDDTSLTGNPANSFLQYPSTSDIFASYLTFTASSNIGITVYNVGPSSIWLTYEGTRLTFEDVVSSNTYAAVILSGNSTTNGGVITSTQDSIAFPFNDILNLEFSTAKNPPATTGSTGLIPAGTYDMNLHITGYDINGKSITRTISFGLVTVT; from the coding sequence ATGATCAAAAGAAGAGGCCTTAGCAGTGTAATTGGGATGATCTTTTTAGTTGTGGTGTTAAGTTCTACCATTGGATATTTTACGTATGGTGTAAATCTGATTGAGTCTTTAAATGATCAAATTGTTATAAAAAGTATGGAGACACAAAATAAAATAAAGGAATCATTTGATCTATCTACAGTACAAATTGTTAATGGAAAATTTAACATTACTTTACAAAATACTGGAGATTTACCAATCAATATTGCAAGACTTTGGGTAAAAAATGTAACTGATAATACGTGGCCTTTGCAAAATTTTACTGTTAATAAAATTGTAACTCCTGGTGAAATTTTAACAAATGTGGGTCAGGATGTTGGTCTTTTTGCATTAGATACACAAGCTTATGATCTGAAATTTGTAACAGAAAGAGGAAACAGTAAAGAATTTTCTGTTAATGCTCCTGGCCAACAACCTCTGGATATAAGATTAATTGCTTTGCCTCAAACTGTATCTGATGGATTTCTGACTACTTTACTAATGACTGTCACAAATAATATGACAAATAACAACATCTTGCTTAATCTTGCTCCTGAAATGCAAACTATACAAACTACAGGAACCGCATCTTATGAATTAATTTCAAATGTAACTCCTTTACAAATATCATCTCTAGCAAAAGGTAACACTGAATATTTTACTTGGACATATAAGATATCTGGTGATGTTGGAAACACTGTGATATTTACTACTGCATTACAAAATGGTTTTCCTCAAAACACTGCATCTGCTCAAGTTACGGTAAATGATGTTCTTTTAGCACAACAGTCTTCCACTACTTTGGCTTTGAATTCTGGTGTGAATTCTCCTAACAAAGATCAATTAGTTTTTCATAGTGAAACAAACAATACCCCTAGTGGTGAATACCAAATGTTTTCTGGTGATGTTGATAATGGAGGAATGACTATCTCTGTAGAAACTGACAATCCAAAATTTTTTACCAATGATGGGATTGCAGTATCAATTCCAGCAGGAAATTGGAATGCAAGTCTTACTTACTATAGTTCTCCCTTCCCTGATAGTTTAAGTGATAACAATTCTGATAATATGGTTCTGCATTTTGAAGGAAATATCTCTCCTATAGATTCAACTGGAAATACTGCAAACCATATTTTGGGCTCTGGCTCTAATATGCCTACATATGGTGCATCTAGTGGTCCTCATAATTCGGGAGCATTTAGTTTTAATGGTAATGATTACATTGAATTAAATTCTGAAAATGAAAATCGTGTTGATTCATCACCTGACACCACTGCTTTGTGGTTTAAAGGAGATGATGTGGCTGGCTCACAAATTCTTTATAGAGCATACAGTGCCAACGAATATTACGAAATAGGTTTACAATCTGACGATAATGTTTATTTTACATATTTGACTCAATCTGGTCAAACTCCAACATTATGTGAAACGTCTGGCGGTGATTATGATAATGGAAATTGGCAATTCATAACAGTTGTAAGGGCAACTGATCATTCTTGTTTATTATACATAAATGGTACTTCTGTAGGGATAACAACTACTGGCTCTGGTAGTAGTTCGGTTAGCGTATCAAATATTTTTGTTGGAGCAGAAGATGATACACCTAATAATGGATTTAATGGTGTAATTGACGATATATTTCACTGGAATAATTATGCACTTTCCTCATCTGAGATAGCTGATCTATATGCTAGTAATTATGGAGATTCTGCACACCTTGTTACTGTTTCCATGAATAAAACTGATGAGAATGGAGTGTTCAAATCTAATATTGTTACTGATGTTGCATATCCACTTAAATTTCTAGATGGGATGGAAAATAATGATTTTTTGTCTAGTTTCAACTATACAGCATTTATTGCAAATTCTGTAAATTTTACTAGCTCTGAAAGATTAGTTTTTGGAATGAATGATGTTACTGGTCTTGATCTTAACATGCGCATTGATGATACTTCTTTAACTGGAAATCCTGCTAATTCTTTCTTACAATATCCATCAACATCGGACATTTTTGCATCTTATCTTACATTTACCGCCTCTTCAAATATTGGAATAACTGTGTATAATGTGGGGCCTTCTTCGATCTGGCTTACATATGAGGGAACCCGATTGACTTTTGAAGATGTTGTCTCTTCTAACACTTATGCTGCAGTGATTTTATCTGGAAATAGCACAACTAATGGTGGTGTTATTACATCTACTCAAGATAGTATTGCATTTCCATTTAATGATATACTTAATCTTGAATTTTCAACAGCAAAAAACCCTCCCGCAACAACAGGTTCTACAGGACTTATCCCTGCTGGAACTTATGATATGAACCTACACATAACCGGATATGACATTAATGGAAAATCAATAACCAGAACAATCAGTTTTGGTCTTGTAACTGTAACTTGA
- the aspS gene encoding aspartate--tRNA(Asn) ligase, whose amino-acid sequence MIETELGNLRRSHYSDEISPSMDGNVVTLMGWVLTIRGHGNISFATVRDKNGDFYVVAKKGDCPDDIREKISSLKSHSSIAITGKVKSSEKAPSGFEIIPTELRVFSEVEKVPPFEPTAKTVKNIDTRLEVRPIDLRRDTLQHIFKTRSFVLQSIRDYFNSEKFVEINTPKMIATATEGGAALFPIFYYNKEAFLAQSPQLYKEQLTMSFEKVFEIAPIFRAEPSRTNRHLAEAISIDLEEAFVDYNDIMNRIEQIIKISVKTVVDYSKDHPDTEFIIPSIPETIPRYSYDDLVDKMQKAGAKTEWGDDLYPSNLKKIGLEGFYFIKDWPLGPKPFYVKENKSNPKISESFDLMFGDLELSSGSTRIEKRDELAERMRNKGMNTDAFEYHLGAFDYGVPPHAGCGIGLERLIMALTGTENIRDVTFYPRDVDRLTP is encoded by the coding sequence ATGATTGAAACTGAATTAGGAAATTTACGACGATCTCATTATTCTGATGAAATTTCCCCTTCTATGGATGGAAATGTAGTAACATTGATGGGATGGGTTTTGACAATTAGGGGACATGGAAATATCAGTTTTGCCACAGTTCGTGATAAAAACGGCGATTTCTACGTTGTTGCAAAAAAAGGAGATTGCCCAGATGATATTCGTGAAAAAATCTCTTCTCTAAAATCTCATTCCTCTATTGCAATTACAGGAAAAGTAAAATCCTCAGAAAAAGCACCTAGTGGATTTGAAATAATACCTACTGAATTGAGAGTTTTCTCTGAGGTTGAAAAAGTTCCTCCTTTTGAGCCTACTGCAAAAACTGTAAAAAATATTGATACTCGACTTGAAGTAAGACCCATTGATCTAAGACGTGATACTCTTCAACATATATTCAAAACCAGAAGTTTTGTTTTACAATCCATACGAGATTATTTTAATTCTGAAAAATTTGTAGAGATTAATACTCCAAAAATGATTGCCACTGCTACTGAAGGAGGGGCTGCATTATTTCCAATATTTTATTATAACAAAGAAGCTTTCTTAGCACAAAGCCCTCAATTGTACAAAGAACAACTTACAATGAGTTTTGAAAAAGTTTTTGAGATTGCACCTATTTTTAGAGCAGAACCATCAAGAACCAATCGCCATTTAGCTGAAGCAATTTCCATAGATCTGGAAGAAGCATTTGTTGATTACAACGATATTATGAATAGAATTGAACAAATCATAAAAATTTCTGTAAAGACAGTTGTAGATTATTCAAAAGATCATCCTGATACTGAATTTATCATTCCAAGTATTCCAGAAACAATACCACGCTATTCCTATGATGATTTGGTTGATAAAATGCAAAAGGCTGGCGCAAAAACTGAGTGGGGTGATGATTTGTATCCCTCTAATCTCAAAAAGATTGGGTTGGAAGGATTTTATTTTATCAAAGATTGGCCATTAGGTCCAAAACCATTCTATGTTAAAGAAAATAAATCTAATCCAAAAATTTCTGAATCTTTTGACTTGATGTTTGGTGATCTTGAATTGTCATCTGGTAGTACTAGAATTGAAAAAAGAGATGAACTAGCAGAGAGAATGCGAAATAAGGGAATGAACACTGATGCATTTGAATATCATCTAGGAGCATTCGATTATGGAGTTCCTCCACACGCAGGTTGTGGAATTGGACTTGAGAGATTGATTATGGCACTCACAGGTACTGAAAATATTAGAGATGTGACATTTTATCCAAGGGATGTTGATAGATTAACTCCGTAA
- a CDS encoding formate--phosphoribosylaminoimidazolecarboxamide ligase yields MSSVATLGSHCSLQVLKGAKDEGLKTILVCEKKREKLYKRFPFIDQLILVDSFKEVLDQKCQSILEQNDSVLIPHGTLIAQMSSEEIESIKTPVFGNKWILRWESDRGMKEKLMREAKLPVPKPVNDPKDIKKLVIVKRQGAAGGKGYFMAANQEDYNTKRNQLISDGVISKDETLYIQEYAAGVLAYLQFFYSPLKEELEFFGVDQRHESDIEGLARIPSEQQLKSNKVPSFNVIGNSPLVLRESLLDQVYTMGENFVEASKRMVSPGMNGPFCIEGVYDENAKFTSFEFSARIVAGTNIYMDGSPYYSLLFNESMSMGKRIAREIKTAAESNQLDKITT; encoded by the coding sequence ATGTCATCAGTTGCAACATTAGGATCTCATTGTTCACTGCAAGTTCTAAAAGGAGCAAAAGATGAAGGTCTAAAAACAATTCTTGTATGTGAGAAAAAACGCGAGAAACTCTACAAGAGATTTCCATTTATTGATCAATTAATCTTGGTGGATTCATTCAAAGAAGTACTAGATCAAAAGTGTCAATCAATACTTGAACAAAATGACTCGGTTCTAATTCCACATGGAACGCTAATTGCACAGATGAGTTCTGAAGAAATTGAATCAATAAAAACACCAGTTTTTGGAAATAAATGGATTCTCAGATGGGAATCAGACAGAGGGATGAAAGAGAAATTAATGAGAGAAGCTAAACTTCCAGTTCCAAAACCAGTTAATGATCCTAAAGACATTAAAAAATTAGTCATTGTAAAACGCCAGGGGGCTGCAGGAGGAAAAGGATACTTTATGGCGGCAAATCAAGAAGATTACAATACTAAAAGAAATCAATTAATTTCTGACGGAGTTATTTCAAAAGACGAAACACTGTACATTCAGGAATATGCAGCAGGAGTTTTAGCATATTTACAATTTTTTTATTCTCCGCTCAAAGAAGAGTTAGAGTTCTTTGGAGTTGATCAAAGACATGAATCAGACATTGAGGGTTTGGCTAGAATTCCTTCTGAACAACAACTCAAATCAAACAAAGTTCCATCATTTAATGTAATTGGAAATAGCCCTCTTGTGTTAAGAGAATCACTTTTAGACCAAGTTTATACAATGGGGGAAAATTTTGTTGAGGCTTCTAAGAGGATGGTATCACCAGGAATGAACGGTCCATTTTGTATTGAAGGAGTATATGATGAAAATGCAAAGTTCACATCATTTGAATTCTCTGCAAGAATTGTTGCAGGAACAAACATCTACATGGATGGCTCTCCATACTACTCACTACTATTCAATGAATCTATGAGTATGGGCAAAAGAATTGCACGTGAAATAAAGACAGCAGCTGAATCTAATCAACTTGATAAAATCACAACATAA
- a CDS encoding hydantoinase/oxoprolinase family protein: MSEKTRIRVGIDVGGTFTKAVAIDAKSGTILSKSTVPTTHNAKKGVSEGIVQALSNIIAESKININDIELISHSTTQAINALLESDTSKVGIIAMGVGPSKKDVIKRTNLQDLSGSSKDILSSHEFLDTSHLITEHEVRDTIDRLKSKGAQVIVATEAFGVDDPSNELFVMNTSAKCNIPSTASHEISGVYGLEIRTLTAAVNASVLPKTFQVANYVEDAIRKTGVTAPLMIMKGDGGVSNMDTFRTKPILTVLSGPAASVAGALLYLKVTNGIFVEVGGTSTNICIIKNGKPEIRYVTIHDHPTCIRSMDVRILGVAGGSMVSLSQNRVSKVGPRSAHIAGLKYSCFAEPEDLKTGKIILVRPKENDEEYVAIKCDAGTYAITNTCAANALGMIEKDDYSYANQESAKIALKILGDYLNMHYHETAQSIIQTASFEITKTITNVIKEFHLNNSIKLIGGGGGASVLVPFVAKQLGLAYQKAEHADVISSIGVASSMLQEEIEQTMDDATPEKITQVQKKIHTMLINKGAVPESIVIDSEYISEKALLRVTAVGNVELDSVETSKSIFTLNDAKKRASEIIEISDDLIDLSFETDHYFVFTGHIEVKKLFSKKNRHHILILDRYGKMKLSLKNGKIFQGGKISLLEELDDFLESRHSEIAPKVFLLDDLKLVDYSSLTSSSKIIDGIRRELEKSEKAAVLVEL; this comes from the coding sequence ATGTCTGAAAAAACTAGAATTCGCGTAGGAATTGATGTAGGGGGTACCTTTACCAAAGCGGTAGCCATTGATGCAAAATCAGGTACAATTCTTTCAAAATCTACAGTTCCTACAACACATAATGCAAAAAAAGGTGTTTCAGAAGGAATTGTCCAAGCACTATCAAATATTATAGCAGAATCCAAAATTAACATTAATGATATTGAATTAATTTCTCATAGTACTACTCAAGCAATTAATGCACTTTTGGAATCAGATACTTCCAAAGTAGGTATTATTGCAATGGGGGTTGGACCATCTAAAAAAGATGTGATAAAACGTACAAATTTACAAGACTTGTCAGGGAGTTCTAAAGACATTTTATCATCACATGAGTTTCTTGACACGTCTCATCTGATCACAGAACATGAAGTTAGAGACACTATTGATAGATTAAAGTCAAAGGGTGCACAAGTTATAGTTGCTACAGAAGCTTTTGGTGTAGATGATCCCTCAAACGAATTATTTGTAATGAATACTTCAGCCAAATGTAACATCCCATCAACTGCATCGCATGAAATTTCTGGAGTTTATGGTTTGGAAATAAGAACTCTTACTGCTGCTGTAAATGCTAGTGTTTTACCAAAAACATTTCAAGTTGCAAATTATGTTGAGGATGCTATTAGAAAAACAGGAGTTACTGCACCATTAATGATAATGAAAGGCGATGGAGGAGTTTCCAATATGGATACTTTTAGAACAAAACCTATTTTGACTGTATTGTCTGGACCTGCTGCAAGTGTTGCAGGCGCATTACTTTATCTTAAAGTTACAAATGGAATTTTTGTAGAGGTGGGAGGAACAAGTACAAACATCTGTATCATTAAAAATGGAAAACCAGAAATTCGATATGTCACAATCCATGATCATCCTACTTGCATTCGTTCAATGGATGTGCGAATCCTAGGTGTTGCAGGAGGAAGTATGGTGTCTCTTTCTCAAAATAGAGTTTCTAAAGTTGGTCCAAGAAGTGCACACATAGCTGGTTTGAAATATTCTTGTTTTGCTGAGCCAGAAGATCTTAAAACTGGAAAGATTATCCTAGTCAGACCTAAAGAAAATGATGAAGAATATGTGGCAATAAAATGTGATGCTGGAACTTATGCAATTACTAACACATGTGCTGCTAATGCATTAGGGATGATTGAAAAAGATGATTACTCTTATGCTAATCAAGAGTCTGCAAAAATTGCTCTTAAAATTTTAGGTGACTATTTGAATATGCATTATCATGAAACAGCTCAATCCATTATCCAAACTGCGTCTTTTGAAATTACTAAAACCATTACTAATGTCATAAAGGAATTTCATCTAAATAACTCCATCAAATTAATTGGTGGTGGAGGTGGTGCTTCAGTTTTAGTTCCATTTGTTGCAAAACAACTGGGGTTGGCATATCAAAAGGCTGAGCATGCAGATGTTATATCATCCATTGGAGTTGCATCATCAATGCTTCAAGAAGAAATTGAGCAAACTATGGATGATGCCACACCTGAAAAAATTACACAAGTGCAAAAAAAGATCCATACAATGTTAATCAATAAAGGAGCTGTTCCTGAATCCATTGTAATTGATAGTGAATATATCTCTGAGAAAGCATTGCTTCGTGTAACAGCAGTAGGAAATGTAGAATTAGATAGTGTTGAGACATCAAAGAGTATCTTCACATTAAATGATGCTAAAAAACGTGCAAGTGAAATTATAGAAATTTCTGATGATTTAATTGATTTAAGCTTTGAGACAGATCATTATTTTGTGTTTACTGGCCATATTGAAGTCAAAAAATTGTTTAGTAAAAAGAATCGACATCATATCCTAATTTTGGATAGATATGGAAAAATGAAACTGTCTTTGAAAAATGGAAAAATATTCCAAGGTGGAAAAATATCTCTCTTGGAAGAATTGGATGATTTCTTAGAATCTAGACACTCAGAAATTGCTCCTAAGGTTTTCCTACTTGATGATCTAAAACTAGTAGATTATTCTAGTCTTACATCATCTTCAAAAATCATTGATGGAATAAGACGTGAACTGGAAAAATCTGAAAAAGCCGCTGTCTTAGTTGAACTTTGA
- a CDS encoding FTR1 family protein gives MLLFRQKFLKLFFVGLISFSLVPNVSISAQSEGFSDIDSSSLFVTKTMFVALDLVKQELSNGNVEGAKSLSKLITEIFPTHLQNLRVSNSEISDEIHILLLDLHSTIGTLDNQQLISDIKIIENLLSEYQSPNPDYGMVSGLILIIVDEQYQIAIKEENETLYMFSADLVNLVHEELFPHTNYDERLRLEIDSFLVELKDKIANKHDFLSVGTLINAINRDFAGHESIAYDKQKLYETIRNLYGDLLIAIDNGDYKKAEELGVEAYLENFEYLEPDIEKVDSELLYSLEWDMREELRDMIRNEQDPRVIRVFIEDSILPNLADAESKVQELGTAGLAEITLEKELKEMGDASEDAKSSVRGEIDFIRDTLQEMLFQYENQDYQSAYVSARTAYLDSYEYVEIPLRAIDPDFTLEVEFQFAQLRNLIKQQASYEEVQEVAISIKRSLDESERLVSGTGTLAPTIAFSSSFAIIFREGLESVLILGAILTYLEASRNNRYKKHVYYGIIAALAATAITWFIASFVIAISGANRELIEAIAALSATGMLFYVSFWVLNKIEHKKWMEFVKAKVWQATTTGSVMVFVMLSFFTVYREGFETVLFYQAMSGFAKYMEAYVGLGFLAGMATLFLIYYVMRKLGRKLPLRALFGLTMGVGAYMSIAFLGNAVRELQILEVIPYTGMIGVIPRLDINLATMTGIYPTLETVVAQIILLGIYLLASAYVLIVRPQKEKRLASMRKSHGAENV, from the coding sequence TTGTTACTTTTTCGACAAAAATTTCTTAAATTATTTTTTGTTGGGTTGATTAGTTTTTCACTAGTCCCAAATGTTTCCATATCTGCTCAATCTGAAGGATTTTCTGATATTGACAGCTCTTCATTGTTTGTAACTAAAACTATGTTTGTTGCTCTAGACTTGGTCAAACAGGAATTGAGTAATGGAAATGTTGAAGGTGCTAAAAGTCTCTCAAAACTAATAACTGAGATTTTCCCTACTCATTTGCAGAATTTAAGAGTGTCAAATTCAGAAATTTCAGATGAAATCCATATCCTGCTTTTAGATTTACATAGTACTATTGGAACATTAGACAATCAACAACTAATCTCTGATATTAAAATAATTGAAAATCTCTTATCTGAATATCAATCACCCAACCCTGATTATGGAATGGTTAGTGGATTGATTTTGATAATAGTTGATGAACAATACCAAATTGCAATCAAAGAAGAAAATGAAACTCTATACATGTTTTCTGCAGATTTGGTGAATCTGGTTCATGAAGAATTATTCCCACATACAAATTATGATGAACGTCTAAGATTAGAAATTGATTCTTTTCTAGTAGAATTAAAAGACAAGATTGCAAATAAACATGATTTTCTTTCTGTTGGAACTTTGATTAATGCAATTAACCGTGATTTTGCTGGTCATGAATCTATAGCATATGATAAACAAAAACTCTATGAAACAATTCGCAACTTGTATGGTGATCTTCTCATTGCAATAGATAATGGAGATTACAAAAAAGCTGAAGAATTGGGAGTTGAAGCATATCTTGAAAATTTTGAATATTTAGAACCTGATATTGAGAAAGTTGATTCAGAATTATTATATTCGTTAGAATGGGATATGCGTGAAGAATTACGTGATATGATTCGAAATGAACAAGATCCACGAGTAATTCGAGTATTCATTGAAGATTCGATTTTGCCTAATCTTGCTGATGCAGAATCTAAAGTTCAAGAATTGGGAACTGCTGGCTTAGCAGAAATTACTCTTGAAAAAGAACTTAAAGAAATGGGTGATGCCAGTGAAGATGCAAAATCCAGTGTAAGAGGCGAGATCGATTTTATTCGTGATACTCTACAAGAAATGTTATTTCAATATGAAAATCAAGACTATCAATCTGCATATGTTTCAGCTAGAACTGCATATCTTGATAGTTATGAATATGTAGAAATTCCTTTGCGTGCAATTGATCCTGATTTTACATTAGAGGTTGAATTTCAATTTGCACAATTAAGAAATCTCATTAAACAACAAGCTTCTTATGAAGAAGTCCAAGAGGTTGCAATTTCTATTAAAAGAAGTTTGGATGAATCCGAAAGATTAGTTAGTGGTACTGGTACATTGGCACCAACAATTGCATTTTCATCTTCTTTTGCAATAATCTTTCGTGAAGGATTGGAATCTGTTTTGATTTTGGGTGCAATACTTACATACTTGGAGGCATCACGAAATAATCGCTATAAAAAACATGTTTATTATGGAATTATTGCTGCTCTTGCTGCTACAGCTATAACTTGGTTTATTGCATCATTTGTGATTGCAATATCTGGTGCAAACCGAGAATTAATTGAAGCTATTGCAGCACTATCAGCTACTGGAATGTTGTTTTATGTAAGTTTCTGGGTATTGAATAAAATAGAACATAAAAAGTGGATGGAATTTGTTAAAGCAAAAGTTTGGCAAGCAACAACTACTGGAAGTGTCATGGTTTTTGTGATGTTGTCATTTTTCACAGTGTATCGTGAAGGTTTTGAAACAGTTCTATTCTATCAAGCAATGTCTGGATTTGCAAAATATATGGAAGCATATGTTGGATTGGGATTCCTTGCAGGAATGGCTACATTATTTTTGATTTATTATGTGATGAGAAAATTGGGAAGAAAATTACCGTTACGTGCACTATTTGGTTTAACTATGGGAGTGGGTGCATACATGTCAATAGCATTCTTAGGAAATGCTGTAAGAGAACTTCAAATCCTAGAAGTTATTCCTTATACAGGAATGATAGGAGTAATTCCTAGATTAGATATCAATCTGGCAACCATGACTGGAATTTATCCAACACTTGAAACTGTTGTGGCCCAAATAATTTTGCTAGGCATTTATTTATTAGCTTCAGCTTATGTTCTGATAGTGAGACCTCAAAAAGAGAAACGCTTAGCTTCTATGAGAAAGTCTCATGGAGCAGAAAATGTCTGA
- a CDS encoding PEFG-CTERM sorting domain-containing protein, with amino-acid sequence MKNQTTLIFSLMILSVIITFPLAYSVNLGDEWNSIKNSLSDGEKTEVVSDALSYLSKAVSTYENSFKDTALEVDPESNQIIEAAFEDITDNLNSGDVEMASLNRQAIDKTIYKIAFMKMESAVDEDNVDDFVSWYSVLEKKFNVPEKDYQTNKWIAEIKSDELTLSEYGPAILDEMLNIFKIKTFEEIEEAIFALAEGDIKSAKKFTYEGLYYYRTFHPAVEAKLGVDTANKLLHEMEEAIEIAMSKKSPEEMKSEIEHIAAEVELIIRDYEGGDTSAIGLALSGIKDRLKLVDVEYVDAVADGQIINQEEYDETVAFLAKAISLFETVESDLITLSESDAKGIKSNLAEIDSIVTSLGNPSKITVLVAKSINHLVSLEEYSGGAVEVDIFTYFDEIERLLEEARIEYRNGNAQLAHDLVSKAYLDNYEFVEGPLGEVDPELMFKIEIDMREDLRNMIQNNKSPDMVDEQIDMILIDLASAKKVVPEFGTIALMIFVISLVAITMLSSKSKLNILPKI; translated from the coding sequence GTGAAAAATCAAACAACGTTAATTTTTAGTTTGATGATTTTATCCGTAATTATTACATTTCCTCTGGCTTACTCTGTGAATCTTGGAGATGAATGGAATTCAATAAAAAATTCTTTGTCTGATGGAGAAAAAACTGAAGTTGTATCTGATGCTTTATCCTATTTATCTAAGGCAGTTTCTACTTATGAAAACAGCTTTAAAGATACTGCATTAGAGGTTGATCCTGAAAGTAACCAAATCATCGAAGCTGCATTTGAGGATATTACAGATAATCTAAATTCTGGTGATGTTGAAATGGCATCATTAAATCGACAAGCTATTGACAAAACAATTTATAAAATTGCATTTATGAAAATGGAATCTGCCGTTGATGAAGATAATGTTGATGACTTTGTAAGTTGGTACTCTGTTTTGGAGAAAAAATTCAATGTACCTGAAAAAGATTATCAAACAAACAAATGGATTGCAGAAATTAAATCTGATGAATTAACACTTTCTGAATATGGTCCTGCAATTTTAGATGAGATGCTTAATATCTTCAAAATAAAAACATTTGAAGAAATTGAAGAAGCTATATTTGCATTAGCTGAGGGTGATATTAAAAGTGCCAAAAAATTCACTTATGAAGGATTATACTATTATAGAACATTTCATCCTGCAGTTGAAGCAAAGTTAGGTGTTGATACTGCAAATAAATTACTTCATGAAATGGAAGAAGCAATAGAAATTGCAATGAGTAAAAAGTCTCCTGAAGAGATGAAATCTGAAATAGAGCACATTGCTGCTGAAGTTGAATTAATTATACGTGATTATGAAGGTGGTGATACCTCTGCAATTGGATTGGCATTATCTGGAATTAAAGACCGATTAAAACTAGTGGATGTTGAATATGTGGATGCAGTTGCTGATGGACAAATCATTAATCAAGAAGAGTATGATGAGACAGTTGCATTTTTAGCAAAAGCAATTTCGTTATTTGAAACTGTGGAATCGGATTTGATTACCTTGTCTGAGTCTGATGCAAAAGGAATCAAATCTAACTTAGCAGAAATTGATTCTATTGTAACTTCTTTAGGTAATCCTAGTAAGATTACTGTCTTGGTTGCAAAGAGTATAAACCATTTAGTATCTCTTGAAGAATATTCTGGTGGTGCAGTTGAAGTAGATATTTTTACATACTTTGATGAAATTGAACGATTGTTAGAAGAAGCTAGAATTGAATATAGAAATGGAAATGCCCAATTGGCACATGATCTTGTTAGTAAGGCATACCTTGATAATTATGAATTTGTTGAAGGGCCTCTTGGCGAAGTCGATCCTGAATTAATGTTCAAAATTGAAATTGATATGCGAGAGGATCTACGAAATATGATTCAAAATAATAAATCTCCTGATATGGTAGATGAGCAAATTGATATGATTTTAATTGACTTGGCATCTGCCAAGAAGGTTGTTCCAGAGTTTGGCACTATTGCATTAATGATTTTTGTAATATCTTTAGTTGCAATAACTATGTTGTCTTCAAAATCAAAACTTAACATTCTCCCAAAAATATAG